One region of Acaryochloris thomasi RCC1774 genomic DNA includes:
- a CDS encoding MptD family putative ECF transporter S component has protein sequence MKSPWSLRDYVFSAFMTIGMVASIFLVGPFVPVPFLDLVIWAPFGGIFLTLGMARLQRRGSVALMILPLALLMLPLSPLITLYLVLTPLTAEAVVFFRGNYRSKANRLLGTVVFFMSGVLIGLGSIFAVAALVNAGTIPAENLAKVLEKFADLLNKPWLVGVLAVAAGIMGSIGWWLGEKVVHQLQRAGKLDADA, from the coding sequence ATGAAATCACCCTGGAGCCTTCGAGACTACGTTTTTAGTGCCTTCATGACCATTGGCATGGTCGCCTCTATCTTTCTCGTCGGCCCCTTCGTCCCTGTCCCGTTTCTTGATCTCGTCATCTGGGCACCCTTCGGTGGCATCTTTCTCACCCTCGGGATGGCTCGATTGCAGAGGCGCGGCAGCGTCGCCCTCATGATTTTGCCCTTGGCGCTTTTGATGTTGCCGCTCTCCCCTTTGATCACGCTTTATCTGGTGCTCACTCCCTTAACGGCAGAAGCCGTTGTCTTTTTCAGAGGTAACTATCGGTCTAAGGCCAATCGACTTCTTGGAACGGTGGTGTTTTTCATGAGCGGGGTTTTGATTGGTCTGGGCAGCATCTTTGCGGTAGCAGCTTTAGTTAATGCGGGCACAATACCCGCAGAAAACTTAGCGAAAGTACTCGAAAAATTTGCAGATTTACTGAACAAACCTTGGCTAGTGGGTGTGTTAGCGGTTGCAGCAGGAATCATGGGTTCCATTGGCTGGTGGCTGGGGGAAAAAGTGGTGCATCAACTACAGCGAGCCGGAAAGCTAGATGCCGACGCCTAG
- a CDS encoding energy-coupling factor transporter transmembrane component T family protein, with translation MPTPRRVRRNLLSRINPFLKMGIGFGLVILSLFLKNIAPMLVLVGGVLLLMTQLKLRPLFLGYGLLMVAVFTGSTALLLGNWPEAILSTLRLLAIVLPTPILALTTPPADLIRSLQTVRLPSFLTLSLMLIWRFFPLMQQELQRIWEANQLRGIDLRWRPGQWFSGLMVPLVFQMVVYADEVTIGLQTRGYSPTEPRSNSKPLRWQWADTLFCGVAIAYLSLITYLEWGR, from the coding sequence ATGCCGACGCCTAGACGAGTTCGCCGAAACCTTCTGAGCCGCATTAATCCCTTTCTGAAAATGGGCATTGGCTTTGGATTAGTCATTCTCTCGCTATTTCTTAAAAACATTGCTCCAATGCTGGTATTGGTAGGCGGGGTATTGCTGCTGATGACGCAACTCAAGCTACGCCCTTTGTTCCTGGGGTACGGCTTATTGATGGTGGCCGTGTTTACGGGCTCTACAGCTTTGCTCTTGGGCAACTGGCCGGAGGCTATCTTGAGTACGCTGCGGCTGCTAGCGATTGTGCTACCCACTCCGATCTTGGCCTTAACCACACCTCCGGCAGATCTGATTCGGTCGCTGCAGACGGTGCGTTTACCCAGCTTTTTAACCTTGAGTCTGATGCTGATCTGGCGGTTTTTCCCGTTGATGCAGCAAGAGCTGCAGCGCATTTGGGAGGCGAACCAGTTGCGAGGGATTGATTTGAGATGGCGTCCTGGACAGTGGTTCTCGGGACTGATGGTGCCGCTGGTCTTTCAAATGGTGGTCTATGCCGATGAGGTCACGATTGGCCTACAGACACGGGGCTATTCTCCAACAGAACCGCGCAGTAATAGTAAGCCGCTTCGCTGGCAGTGGGCCGATACGCTTTTTTGTGGAGTTGCGATCGCATATCTCAGCCTAATCACATATCTAGAGTGGGGGCGATAA
- a CDS encoding ABC transporter ATP-binding protein, protein MENTSSLLKVVDLSFTHLGQTQPTIQNVNLTLNPGELVVLAGGTGSGKSTLLNCLTGIAPEHTGGKLSGQVFCRGEEITSWSIRMRSQLMGILLQNVETQIFTDQVWEELVFGLENWNLPPGEIQDLAQSALTEFDLVQQRDWTIHQLSAGQKQRLLLACLLTRQPDMLLLDEPFAFLDTAGVQLLLELLKKRVAQGQAVLLIEHRLELLRESCDRIYKIESGQVSLLASPLPVPTQTRAEPPPHTSKKDKPVVLKTENLSWGGYPPFPDLQVMAGDIVLLKGENGCGKTTLLKLLSGLLKPSTGQLEILGRDVTRQSVVTISRLLGFVLQNPNHQLFAESVEAEVTQSRVEPEQAKRLLKALNLSHCIQKHPHALSQGQKRRLALGAVLVREPKICLLDEIMVGQDPASLGLMLEALKTFTKKGGVLIFTSHDPGIATVLQPQVLLLH, encoded by the coding sequence GTGGAGAATACCTCATCCCTGCTGAAGGTTGTCGATCTAAGCTTTACGCATCTCGGCCAGACCCAGCCCACAATCCAAAACGTGAACCTGACGCTGAACCCAGGCGAGCTAGTGGTGCTGGCGGGGGGTACTGGCAGTGGTAAAAGTACGCTGTTGAATTGTTTGACGGGGATTGCGCCGGAGCATACGGGCGGGAAGCTGTCGGGGCAGGTGTTCTGTCGGGGCGAAGAGATTACATCTTGGTCAATTCGGATGAGATCGCAACTCATGGGCATCCTCTTACAAAACGTAGAGACCCAAATCTTTACCGATCAAGTCTGGGAGGAGCTGGTCTTCGGCCTTGAAAACTGGAACCTTCCCCCCGGTGAAATTCAAGATCTCGCGCAATCTGCCCTGACGGAATTTGACCTAGTGCAGCAACGAGATTGGACGATTCACCAACTCTCAGCGGGACAAAAGCAGCGGTTGCTGTTAGCCTGTTTGCTCACTCGACAGCCGGATATGTTGCTGTTGGATGAACCCTTTGCCTTCTTAGATACTGCAGGGGTGCAGCTATTGCTGGAGTTGTTGAAAAAGCGGGTAGCTCAAGGACAGGCGGTGTTGTTGATCGAGCATCGCCTGGAGTTGCTGAGAGAGAGTTGCGATCGCATCTACAAAATCGAATCTGGTCAGGTAAGTTTGCTGGCATCGCCACTGCCGGTTCCTACGCAAACAAGAGCTGAGCCTCCACCACACACTTCAAAGAAAGACAAGCCAGTCGTTTTAAAAACCGAAAATCTGAGTTGGGGAGGCTATCCACCGTTCCCTGATTTACAGGTAATGGCTGGGGATATTGTGCTGTTGAAGGGGGAAAACGGCTGCGGCAAAACGACGTTGCTCAAGCTATTGAGTGGGCTATTGAAACCCAGCACAGGACAATTAGAGATTCTGGGGCGAGATGTGACACGGCAGAGTGTCGTAACGATTTCGCGATTGCTTGGGTTTGTATTGCAGAATCCAAATCATCAGTTGTTTGCAGAGAGTGTTGAAGCAGAGGTAACGCAGTCGAGGGTGGAGCCTGAGCAAGCGAAGCGGTTACTAAAAGCGTTGAATTTGAGTCATTGTATCCAGAAGCATCCCCATGCACTATCTCAGGGGCAGAAGCGGCGATTGGCTCTGGGGGCAGTGTTGGTGCGAGAACCCAAGATCTGTTTATTGGACGAAATTATGGTGGGGCAAGACCCAGCTTCCCTGGGGCTGATGCTGGAAGCCCTCAAAACTTTTACAAAGAAAGGTGGAGTTCTGATTTTTACATCCCATGATCCAGGGATAGCTACTGTGCTTCAACCTCAAGTTCTTCTACTTCACTGA
- a CDS encoding type II toxin-antitoxin system TacA family antitoxin — protein MAATHDRTTTSQTCDVKINIRAKQKQRDLIDHAARVQGKSRSEFILDSASQKAREVLLDQCWFDRDPQQFEQFLAILDEPPAKNEKLQALLAAKTPWG, from the coding sequence ATGGCAGCCACGCACGATAGGACCACCACCAGCCAAACTTGCGACGTTAAGATCAATATTCGGGCTAAGCAAAAGCAGCGCGATCTCATTGATCATGCTGCCAGAGTTCAAGGCAAAAGTCGCTCGGAATTTATCCTAGACTCTGCCTCTCAGAAGGCACGGGAAGTTCTCCTAGATCAATGCTGGTTTGATCGAGATCCACAGCAGTTTGAGCAATTTCTGGCCATCTTGGATGAGCCACCTGCAAAGAATGAAAAATTGCAGGCATTGCTAGCTGCAAAGACGCCGTGGGGTTAA
- a CDS encoding GNAT family N-acetyltransferase yields MGLKPDQPRLNPPENLQLHHDLERFDSGNEQLNQWLKKRALKNEGAGASRTYVLCHKQQVIAYYSLSNGAVAQTTATGGVRCNMPDPIPVMLIGRLAVDQNWQGRGLGKAMLQDAILRILQAAEIAGIRAILVHAISEEAKQFYEQYGFAASSLEPMTLMIKVSDAKASYRL; encoded by the coding sequence GTGGGGTTAAAGCCAGATCAACCTCGACTAAATCCACCGGAGAATCTGCAGCTACATCATGATTTAGAGCGTTTCGACTCAGGCAATGAGCAGCTCAATCAGTGGTTAAAAAAGCGTGCTCTCAAGAATGAAGGAGCAGGCGCGTCCCGCACCTACGTTCTCTGCCATAAACAGCAGGTGATTGCCTACTATTCCCTTTCCAACGGTGCCGTTGCTCAAACAACAGCAACAGGAGGAGTGCGGTGCAATATGCCTGATCCAATACCCGTCATGCTGATTGGGCGACTAGCTGTCGATCAGAACTGGCAAGGTCGAGGTCTCGGCAAAGCCATGTTGCAAGATGCCATTCTACGGATTCTTCAAGCCGCAGAAATTGCTGGAATCCGAGCAATCCTGGTTCATGCAATTTCAGAAGAAGCAAAGCAGTTCTACGAACAATACGGGTTCGCTGCATCTTCTCTTGAACCAATGACTCTAATGATCAAAGTCAGCGATGCCAAGGCTTCCTATCGCTTGTGA
- a CDS encoding NAD(+) kinase, translating into MQLKQVIIAYKAGDSFSHKAAEKCARYFEAQGCKILMGPSGANDNPYPVFLASATQAIDLAVVFGGDGTALAAARHLAPDGVPILAVNIGGHLGFLTEPAEMVQDLDHVWDRLTGDRYAVQQRMMLQARVAERDVDRLSDPSGLEDEGDLPYLALNEMCVKPASADRMISSFLELEIDGAVVDQYQGDGLLVATPTGSTCYTVAASGPIVHPGMAAMIVTPICPLSLSSRPIVLPPGSVVSIWPLQDRELATKLWMDGVLATSIWPGQRIDVWMAQKQARFILLQEDYSYYRTLRDKLNWAGARIHYNNNHRN; encoded by the coding sequence GTGCAGCTTAAACAAGTCATCATTGCCTACAAAGCCGGAGATTCCTTCAGTCACAAAGCCGCCGAAAAATGTGCCCGTTACTTTGAAGCCCAAGGCTGCAAAATTTTGATGGGGCCCAGCGGCGCGAACGACAACCCCTATCCCGTCTTTCTGGCCTCCGCAACCCAGGCGATTGATCTCGCAGTCGTTTTTGGCGGTGATGGGACGGCTCTAGCAGCAGCCCGCCATCTAGCGCCGGACGGGGTGCCCATCTTAGCCGTCAATATCGGAGGCCACCTTGGCTTTCTCACGGAACCCGCCGAGATGGTGCAAGACCTTGACCATGTTTGGGACCGCCTGACAGGGGATCGCTATGCCGTTCAGCAGCGCATGATGCTCCAGGCCAGAGTGGCAGAGCGTGACGTCGATCGACTCTCCGATCCCAGTGGACTTGAAGACGAAGGCGATCTCCCCTACCTTGCCCTCAATGAAATGTGTGTCAAGCCAGCTTCTGCTGATCGAATGATTTCCTCATTTCTAGAATTAGAAATTGACGGAGCCGTCGTTGATCAATACCAAGGCGACGGCCTGCTTGTTGCCACACCCACCGGCTCTACCTGCTACACCGTGGCCGCCAGCGGTCCCATCGTTCACCCCGGCATGGCTGCAATGATTGTGACGCCTATTTGCCCCCTCAGTCTTTCTAGTCGCCCCATCGTTCTGCCGCCTGGGTCCGTCGTTAGTATTTGGCCTCTGCAAGATCGAGAACTTGCGACTAAGCTGTGGATGGATGGAGTGCTCGCAACCTCTATCTGGCCGGGACAGCGCATCGATGTCTGGATGGCCCAAAAACAGGCCCGTTTTATCCTGCTACAGGAAGATTACTCCTACTACCGCACCCTGCGAGACAAGCTCAATTGGGCAGGTGCGCGAATCCATTACAATAATAATCATCGCAACTAA
- the petN gene encoding cytochrome b6-f complex subunit PetN, which yields MDILTLGWAATLTVFTYSIAMVVWGRHGM from the coding sequence ATGGATATTCTGACCTTAGGCTGGGCTGCTACTTTAACCGTATTTACCTACTCCATTGCGATGGTTGTTTGGGGTCGTCACGGAATGTAG
- the argS gene encoding arginine--tRNA ligase yields the protein MGSTLEQLSAQFSKALTAAFGPEFSETDPILGVASNPRFGDYQVNVALPLAKQLGQPPRQIAEKIVQNLSVDDLCEVPTIAGPGFINLTLKPSYLEDRLQSMQGDERLSVAVAAPPQKVVVDFSSPNIAKEMHVGHLRSTIIGDCIARVLEFQGHDVLRLNHVGDWGTQFGMLITYLREAYPSALTTSDALDIGDLVAFYKQSKLRFDADPEFQEASGQAVVKLQAGDQETLQAWQLLCDQSRREFDKIYQRLDIHLTERGESFYNPHLAAVIADLKETGLLVEDQGAQCVFLEGFTNKDGDPQPLIVQKSNGGYNYATTDLAALRYRIGQDSAQRIIYITDAGQANHFAQVFQVARRAGWIPDGVEIVHVPFGVVQGEDGKKLKTRSGETVRLRDLLDEAIASARSDLEQRIQAEERTETPEFIDEVARVVGMGAVKYADLSQNRTSNYIFSYDKMLALQGNTAPYLIYAYVRVQGISRKGNIDFSQQSQIDIQLNEEAELVLAKHLIQLGDVLDQVAAELLPNRLCLYLFELSQKYNQFYDRCPVLSSEEPARTSRLALCDLTAQTLKLGLSLLGIDVVERM from the coding sequence ATGGGTTCAACATTAGAACAGCTCAGTGCCCAGTTTTCGAAGGCGCTGACAGCGGCTTTTGGGCCAGAATTTAGCGAGACAGATCCAATCTTAGGGGTAGCGAGCAACCCGAGGTTTGGAGACTATCAGGTTAACGTGGCTCTGCCTTTGGCAAAACAGTTAGGGCAGCCTCCGCGTCAGATTGCTGAGAAAATTGTTCAAAATCTGTCGGTTGACGATTTGTGCGAAGTGCCTACGATCGCAGGTCCGGGCTTCATCAATTTGACGCTGAAACCCAGTTATCTTGAAGATCGGCTGCAGTCAATGCAGGGGGATGAGCGATTGAGTGTTGCAGTAGCTGCTCCGCCGCAAAAAGTGGTCGTTGATTTTTCTAGCCCTAACATTGCTAAAGAGATGCATGTGGGGCATTTGCGATCGACGATTATTGGCGACTGCATTGCGCGGGTGCTGGAGTTTCAGGGGCACGATGTCCTGCGTCTCAATCACGTTGGAGATTGGGGAACTCAGTTTGGAATGCTGATCACCTATCTGCGTGAAGCTTACCCTTCAGCTTTAACCACCTCAGACGCTCTAGATATTGGGGATTTGGTGGCCTTTTATAAGCAATCAAAATTACGCTTTGACGCAGATCCAGAGTTTCAAGAAGCCTCTGGTCAGGCGGTCGTCAAGCTGCAGGCTGGCGATCAAGAAACGCTGCAGGCATGGCAGCTCCTTTGTGATCAGTCACGCCGAGAGTTTGACAAGATCTATCAGCGTCTGGATATTCACCTGACCGAGCGTGGAGAATCATTTTACAATCCGCATCTGGCAGCGGTGATTGCCGATCTCAAGGAAACCGGACTACTAGTAGAAGACCAGGGTGCTCAGTGCGTTTTTCTAGAAGGGTTCACGAATAAAGATGGCGATCCGCAGCCCCTCATCGTTCAGAAATCAAATGGGGGCTATAACTATGCCACTACGGACTTAGCCGCTCTGCGCTACCGCATCGGGCAAGATAGTGCGCAGCGAATTATTTACATCACCGATGCTGGACAGGCCAATCACTTTGCCCAGGTCTTTCAAGTGGCTCGCCGAGCAGGCTGGATTCCTGATGGGGTTGAGATTGTTCACGTTCCGTTTGGGGTTGTTCAGGGAGAAGATGGTAAGAAGCTGAAGACGCGGTCAGGTGAAACGGTGCGCTTGCGAGATTTGCTAGACGAAGCGATCGCAAGTGCTAGGTCGGACCTAGAGCAGCGCATCCAAGCCGAAGAACGCACTGAAACTCCAGAATTTATTGATGAAGTTGCGCGTGTTGTCGGCATGGGGGCCGTCAAATATGCTGATCTGAGCCAGAACCGCACTAGTAATTACATTTTTAGCTACGACAAGATGCTGGCGCTGCAGGGTAATACGGCTCCCTATCTCATTTATGCCTATGTTCGAGTGCAGGGCATCAGCCGCAAAGGGAACATTGATTTCTCTCAGCAAAGTCAAATCGATATTCAGCTCAATGAAGAAGCCGAACTCGTGCTGGCAAAGCACCTGATTCAGCTTGGCGACGTATTAGATCAAGTTGCAGCCGAGCTACTTCCAAACCGCCTGTGTCTTTATCTGTTTGAGCTGAGTCAAAAGTATAACCAGTTTTACGATCGCTGTCCGGTCCTTTCATCAGAAGAGCCAGCGCGTACATCACGGCTGGCTCTTTGCGACCTCACAGCGCAGACTCTCAAATTGGGTCTGTCACTGTTAGGCATTGATGTTGTAGAACGAATGTAA
- a CDS encoding fatty acid desaturase family protein: protein MSNSQPKVAFAQRSEFRQALRQRVDSYFSSNNIRPNDNPAMYFKSAVIYSWVLGSWAFVLWGPSNIPLKILGCIALGFGLAGFGMSVGHDANHGSYSKNPLINRFFSYTHDFIGVSSFLWRFRHNKLHHIYTNLKGLDVEIQGDGAVRLSPNENRRWHHQYQQYFIWFLYPLIPFYWFLGDTRRFIFSGSYLGHPIPKPKASDIFDFVVPRIVSFAFFFIIPAWQGYSFIEIFVGLSISHMVYGLIVVSIFMLAHVVESVDYPDIDYSTNKVDDEWAILQVKTSADFAPDNAFLNWYLGGLNYQTIHHLFPDVCHIHYPKLAPIVAEVCEEYGIQYNVYDTFGSAIASNYRWLRRLGQPVEIPAAVA from the coding sequence ATGTCCAATAGCCAACCCAAGGTGGCGTTTGCCCAGCGATCTGAGTTTAGACAAGCACTACGTCAGCGAGTTGACTCCTACTTCAGCAGTAATAATATCAGGCCCAACGACAACCCAGCCATGTATTTCAAATCCGCAGTGATCTATAGCTGGGTCTTGGGATCATGGGCATTTGTGCTCTGGGGTCCATCCAATATTCCATTGAAAATTCTAGGCTGCATTGCCCTTGGATTTGGCCTCGCTGGATTTGGAATGAGCGTCGGTCATGACGCAAACCATGGCAGCTATTCAAAGAATCCCCTCATCAACCGATTTTTCAGTTATACCCACGATTTTATTGGGGTATCGAGCTTTTTATGGAGATTTCGCCACAACAAACTCCATCATATTTACACCAACCTTAAGGGACTAGATGTAGAGATTCAGGGTGACGGTGCCGTCAGACTATCTCCCAACGAGAATCGCCGGTGGCACCACCAGTATCAACAATATTTCATCTGGTTTTTATATCCCTTGATTCCCTTTTACTGGTTTCTGGGAGATACGCGCCGGTTTATCTTTTCAGGTAGCTACTTGGGACATCCCATTCCGAAGCCAAAAGCTAGTGATATTTTCGATTTCGTTGTCCCACGTATTGTCAGCTTTGCCTTCTTTTTTATCATCCCGGCTTGGCAGGGCTACTCGTTTATAGAGATCTTCGTTGGCCTCTCGATTTCCCATATGGTCTATGGCCTGATTGTTGTCTCCATATTTATGTTGGCGCATGTGGTCGAGTCGGTTGACTATCCAGACATCGATTACAGCACCAATAAAGTCGATGATGAGTGGGCCATTCTCCAGGTCAAAACATCCGCAGACTTTGCCCCTGACAATGCCTTTCTCAACTGGTATTTAGGGGGTCTTAACTATCAGACTATTCACCACTTATTTCCAGACGTTTGCCATATCCACTACCCAAAGCTAGCCCCGATTGTGGCTGAAGTATGTGAGGAATATGGGATTCAGTACAATGTTTATGACACGTTCGGCAGCGCAATTGCCTCTAATTATCGATGGTTGAGACGCCTCGGTCAGCCTGTTGAAATTCCAGCAGCAGTCGCCTGA